The Syngnathoides biaculeatus isolate LvHL_M chromosome 6, ASM1980259v1, whole genome shotgun sequence genome has a window encoding:
- the fbxo31 gene encoding F-box only protein 31 isoform X1 gives MAVCARLCGVGQSRRCRRRPRHNQQDRRSDSDMDDDEEEERIVGEKRGAAGCLDRESGVNTAGPSPAHRSALDGAEHSHPQALSELPPELLVEIFSILPGTALPNVALVCKKFRQILNTETIWRRRCVKEFHVKEDLRKMEVGGVSSRDLYVKLLHPYRHILGLWQPDIGPYGGLLNVVVDGLFIIGWMYLPPHDPRVEDPMRRRPLFRVHMWESKKATVECMYGHKGPHKGDIQTVKKDEFSTKCNQTDHHHMPGGRQEEFRRWLEEEWGRTLEEIFHEHMQELILMKFIYTSQYDNCLTYRRIYMPPAAPTDLIHPGLFKGTYGSHGLEIVMLSFHRTSARATKLTGDPNVPAGQLTLDIDLSQPLVLPDLEHQRNIEELSRLVLGVHEQVQRQVREGTPATVRAPPEAARDDAAGGDSVEADHGDISDDGQPGPTAGPGPSESQPFILPLGVMARNEVYPRTCRKCFYGTGLIAGHGFTSPERTPGLFVLFDQDRFGFIWLELKSFSLYSRLTDHLAHAHAPNLERFEAMLRNMQSWTS, from the exons ATGGCTGTTTGTGCCAGGCTCTGCGGTGTGGGTCAGTCGCGGAGGTGCCGCAGGCGACCGCGACACAATCAACAGGACCGGCGCAGCGATTCTGACATggacgacgacgaggaagaggagcgGATCGTGGGCGAGAAGCGAGGCGCCGCCGGCTGCTTGGACCGGGAGAGCGGCGTCAACACCGCAGGGCCGAGCCCGGCTCACCGCAGCGCGCTCGACGGGGCGGAACACTCGCACCCGCAGGCTTTGTCGGAACTACCGCCGGAGCTTTTAGTGGAGATCTTCTCCATACTTCCCGGAACTGCGCTACCCAACGTCGCCCTCGTCTGCAAGAAATTTAGACAAATTCTCAACACAGAAACCATTTGGAGACGGCGGTGCGTTAAAG AGTTCCACGTGAAGGAGGATCTGAGAAAGATGGAAGTGGGTGGAGTTTCTAGCCGTGACCTTTATGTGAAAC TACTTCATCCATACAGGCACATTTTGGGATTGTGGCAGCCTGACATAGGCCCTTATGGGGGGTTACTTAATGTAGTG GTGGATGGGCTGTTCATCATCGGCTGGATGTATTTGCCACCGCACGACCCTCGTGTGGAGGATCCTATGAGAAGACGGCCTCTCTTTCGTGTCCACATGTGGGAGAGCAAAAAGGCCACTGTGGAGTGTATGTATGGACACAAGGGTCCGCACAAAGGAGACATCCAA actGTCAAGAAAGATGAATTTTCTACAAAATGTAACCAGACAGATCACCATCACATGCCAGGAGGCAGACAGGAA GAGTTCAGGAGATGGCTGGAGGAAGAATGGGGCCGGACCCTCGAAGAAATCTTCCACGAGCATATGCAGGAACTCATCCTGATGAAGTTCATTTACACCAGCCAATATGA TAACTGCCTGACCTACCGCCGAATCTACATGCCTCCTGCAGCACCCACTGACTTAATTCATCCAGGCCTCTTTAAAGGCACCTATGGCAGTCACGGTTTGGAGATTGTCATGCTCAGCTTTCACAGGACCTCTGCAAGGGCCACCAAACTCACT GGAGACCCCAACGTTCCTGCCGGGCAACTGACTTTGGATATTGATTTGAGTCAGCCCCTCGTCCTCCCGGACTTGGAACATCAGCGCAATATAGAGGAGCTGTCACGCCTCGTATTGGGGGTACATGAACAAGTACAGAGGCAAGTGAGGGAAGGCACCCCTGCAACAGTGAGAGCCCCTCCAGAGGCTGCTCGTGATGACGCTGCCGGAGGAGACTCAGTGGAGGCCGATCATGGTGACATTTCTGATGACGGCCAGCCAGGTCCAACTGCAGGCCCCGGTCCTTCTGAGAGCCAACCCTTCATCCTGCCTTTGGGAGTCATGGCTCGCAATGAAGTGTACCCACGTACTTGTAGAAAATG CTTCTACGGGACAGGCCTGATCGCCGGGCATGGCTTCACAAGTCCAGAACGCACCCCAGGGCTATTTGTGCTGTTTGATCAAGATCGTTTTGGCTTCATCTGGCTGGAGTTGAAGTCTTTCAGTCTCTACAGTCGCCTGACGGACCACCTAGCCCATGCACACGCCCCAAACTTGGAGAGATTCGAGGCCATGCTGCGCAACATGCAGTCTTGGACATCATGA
- the ces2b gene encoding cocaine esterase: MKLRGKETFFFLSAVLLVCAASERDAPIVHIELGSLKGEYVNVKGKETGVDAYLGVPFAKPPVGPGLRLARPQQVEPWQGVRDATKQPPMCIQHRQVLLDVLKALGGTAEEIPDVSEDCLYLNIYTPANRAHDAKLPVMVWIHGGGFTMGSASMYEGSALAAYQDVVVVLIQYRLGVLGFLSTGNEHVPGNFGLLDQVEALRWIQKHIANFGGDPALVTIFGESAGGVSVSLLILSPLSDGLIHRAIAESGTAAMDVLISKDPLPLAQVVANASGCSIESTQTIAACLRTIDIGPFLTFAQDPTLRLTINIDGHFLTKPVNELFEKHEIPNVPFMTGVNDHEGGWLVTSFMAPPNWTEGMDREQVLNSISVFSPKDSIATNLMIEEYIGAGEDREKNRDGFTELLGDMLFNIPAIKAANAHRDAGAHVYLYEYQHPPHFLKGTRPSFVRCDHGDELFSVLGFCFTTKHIRLNATCFEEEEKLSQRMMAYWGNFARKGSPNGDGLSHWPRYGSEEKYLAINAKEQVTVQHMKKDRFVFMTQTLPQKVRQYQEKTEHVEL, translated from the exons ATGAAGTTGCGTGGAAAGGAgacgtttttctttctttcggctgtGTTGTTAGTTTGTGCTGCATCGGAACGTGACG CACCTATAGTCCACATAGAGCTTGGCAGTCTGAAAGGGGAGTATGTGAACGTAAAAGGGAAGGAGACTGGGGTTGACGCCTACTTGGGCGTCCCATTTGCCAAGCCACCCGTTGGCCCTGGACTGAGACTGGCTCGACCCCAGCAAGTCGAGCCTTGGCAAGGAGTGAGAGACGCCACCAAGCAGCCACCGAT GTGCATTCAACATAGGCAGGTCCTTTTAGATGTCTTGAAGGCGTTAGGTGGCACAGCAGAAGAAATCCCTGATGTGTCAGAGGACTGCCTTTATCTCAATATTTATACTCCTGCAAACAGAGCTCATGATGCTAAGCtccca GTAATGGTGTGGATCCATGGTGGAGGCTTCACTATGGGATCAGCTTCAATGTATGAAGGATCCGCCCTGGCTGCTTACCAGGATGTGGTTGTGGTGCTCATCCAATATCGTTTGGGAGTTTTGGGCTTTCTCAG CACAGGCAATGAGCATGTGCCTGGTAACTTTGGGCTTCTGGACCAGGTTGAAGCTCTCCGGTGGATCCAAAAGCACATTGCCAACTTCGGGGGGGACCCAGCCTTGGTCACCATATTTGGAGAATCTGCTGGCGGTGTCAGCGTTTCCCTGTTG ATCTTATCACCATTGTCTGATGGCCTGATCCATCGAGCCATTGCTGAAAGTGGCACTGCTGCAATGGATGTGTTGATATCAAAGGATCCTCTGCCATTAGCACAG GTTGTTGCTAATGCATCCGGCTGTAGCATTGAAAGCACACAGACAATTGCTGCGTGCTTGAGAACAATTGATATTGGCCCTTTTTTGACTTTTGCACAG GATCCAACACTAAGATTGACCATAAATATCGATGGACACTTCCTGACAAAACCAGTGAATGAACTGTTTGAGAAGCATGAGATTCCGAATGTACCGTTCATGACTGGTGTCAATGATCACGAAGGGGGGTGGTTAGTTACTTCT ttcATGGCTCCTCCAAACTGGACTGAAGGAATGGACCGGGAGCAAGTTTTAAACTCAATATCGGTTTTCAGC cccAAAGACTCCATTGCCACAAATCTGATGATAGAAGAATATATTGGGGCTGGGGAAGATCGTGAGAAAAATAGAGATGGTTTTACTGAGTTATTAGGGGATATGTTGTTCAACATACCTGCCATTAAAGCTGCAAATGCTCACAGAG ATGCAGGTGCCCATGTGTACTTGTATGAGTACCAGCATCCGCCTCATTTCTTGAAGGGAACAAGGCCAAGCTTTGTTAGGTGTGACCATGGAGACGAACTCTTTTCTGTTTTAGGGTTTTGCTTTACAACGAAGCATATCCGACTAAATG CTACATGCtttgaggaagaagaaaaacttAGTCAAAGGATGATGGCCTACTGGGGAAACTTTGCACGAAAAGG GTCGCCTAATGGCGATGGCCTTTCTCACTGGCCTAGATATGGAAGTGAAGAGAAGTACCTGGCAATAAATGCAAAGGAGCAGGTAACGGTACAGCACATGAAGAAGGATCGCTTTGTCTTTATGACTCAGACCCTCCCACAGAAAGTTCGGCAATATCAGGAGAAGACTGAGCATGTTGAACTTTAG
- the fbxo31 gene encoding F-box only protein 31 isoform X2, with amino-acid sequence MAVCARLCGVGQSRRCRRRPRHNQQDRRSDSDMDDDEEEERIVGEKRGAAGCLDRESGVNTAGPSPAHRSALDGAEHSHPQALSELPPELLVEIFSILPGTALPNVALVCKKFRQILNTETIWRRRCVKVLHPYRHILGLWQPDIGPYGGLLNVVVDGLFIIGWMYLPPHDPRVEDPMRRRPLFRVHMWESKKATVECMYGHKGPHKGDIQTVKKDEFSTKCNQTDHHHMPGGRQEEFRRWLEEEWGRTLEEIFHEHMQELILMKFIYTSQYDNCLTYRRIYMPPAAPTDLIHPGLFKGTYGSHGLEIVMLSFHRTSARATKLTGDPNVPAGQLTLDIDLSQPLVLPDLEHQRNIEELSRLVLGVHEQVQRQVREGTPATVRAPPEAARDDAAGGDSVEADHGDISDDGQPGPTAGPGPSESQPFILPLGVMARNEVYPRTCRKCFYGTGLIAGHGFTSPERTPGLFVLFDQDRFGFIWLELKSFSLYSRLTDHLAHAHAPNLERFEAMLRNMQSWTS; translated from the exons ATGGCTGTTTGTGCCAGGCTCTGCGGTGTGGGTCAGTCGCGGAGGTGCCGCAGGCGACCGCGACACAATCAACAGGACCGGCGCAGCGATTCTGACATggacgacgacgaggaagaggagcgGATCGTGGGCGAGAAGCGAGGCGCCGCCGGCTGCTTGGACCGGGAGAGCGGCGTCAACACCGCAGGGCCGAGCCCGGCTCACCGCAGCGCGCTCGACGGGGCGGAACACTCGCACCCGCAGGCTTTGTCGGAACTACCGCCGGAGCTTTTAGTGGAGATCTTCTCCATACTTCCCGGAACTGCGCTACCCAACGTCGCCCTCGTCTGCAAGAAATTTAGACAAATTCTCAACACAGAAACCATTTGGAGACGGCGGTGCGTTAAAG TACTTCATCCATACAGGCACATTTTGGGATTGTGGCAGCCTGACATAGGCCCTTATGGGGGGTTACTTAATGTAGTG GTGGATGGGCTGTTCATCATCGGCTGGATGTATTTGCCACCGCACGACCCTCGTGTGGAGGATCCTATGAGAAGACGGCCTCTCTTTCGTGTCCACATGTGGGAGAGCAAAAAGGCCACTGTGGAGTGTATGTATGGACACAAGGGTCCGCACAAAGGAGACATCCAA actGTCAAGAAAGATGAATTTTCTACAAAATGTAACCAGACAGATCACCATCACATGCCAGGAGGCAGACAGGAA GAGTTCAGGAGATGGCTGGAGGAAGAATGGGGCCGGACCCTCGAAGAAATCTTCCACGAGCATATGCAGGAACTCATCCTGATGAAGTTCATTTACACCAGCCAATATGA TAACTGCCTGACCTACCGCCGAATCTACATGCCTCCTGCAGCACCCACTGACTTAATTCATCCAGGCCTCTTTAAAGGCACCTATGGCAGTCACGGTTTGGAGATTGTCATGCTCAGCTTTCACAGGACCTCTGCAAGGGCCACCAAACTCACT GGAGACCCCAACGTTCCTGCCGGGCAACTGACTTTGGATATTGATTTGAGTCAGCCCCTCGTCCTCCCGGACTTGGAACATCAGCGCAATATAGAGGAGCTGTCACGCCTCGTATTGGGGGTACATGAACAAGTACAGAGGCAAGTGAGGGAAGGCACCCCTGCAACAGTGAGAGCCCCTCCAGAGGCTGCTCGTGATGACGCTGCCGGAGGAGACTCAGTGGAGGCCGATCATGGTGACATTTCTGATGACGGCCAGCCAGGTCCAACTGCAGGCCCCGGTCCTTCTGAGAGCCAACCCTTCATCCTGCCTTTGGGAGTCATGGCTCGCAATGAAGTGTACCCACGTACTTGTAGAAAATG CTTCTACGGGACAGGCCTGATCGCCGGGCATGGCTTCACAAGTCCAGAACGCACCCCAGGGCTATTTGTGCTGTTTGATCAAGATCGTTTTGGCTTCATCTGGCTGGAGTTGAAGTCTTTCAGTCTCTACAGTCGCCTGACGGACCACCTAGCCCATGCACACGCCCCAAACTTGGAGAGATTCGAGGCCATGCTGCGCAACATGCAGTCTTGGACATCATGA
- the fbxo31 gene encoding F-box only protein 31 isoform X3, which translates to MATEFHVKEDLRKMEVGGVSSRDLYVKLLHPYRHILGLWQPDIGPYGGLLNVVVDGLFIIGWMYLPPHDPRVEDPMRRRPLFRVHMWESKKATVECMYGHKGPHKGDIQTVKKDEFSTKCNQTDHHHMPGGRQEEFRRWLEEEWGRTLEEIFHEHMQELILMKFIYTSQYDNCLTYRRIYMPPAAPTDLIHPGLFKGTYGSHGLEIVMLSFHRTSARATKLTGDPNVPAGQLTLDIDLSQPLVLPDLEHQRNIEELSRLVLGVHEQVQRQVREGTPATVRAPPEAARDDAAGGDSVEADHGDISDDGQPGPTAGPGPSESQPFILPLGVMARNEVYPRTCRKCFYGTGLIAGHGFTSPERTPGLFVLFDQDRFGFIWLELKSFSLYSRLTDHLAHAHAPNLERFEAMLRNMQSWTS; encoded by the exons ATGGCAACAG AGTTCCACGTGAAGGAGGATCTGAGAAAGATGGAAGTGGGTGGAGTTTCTAGCCGTGACCTTTATGTGAAAC TACTTCATCCATACAGGCACATTTTGGGATTGTGGCAGCCTGACATAGGCCCTTATGGGGGGTTACTTAATGTAGTG GTGGATGGGCTGTTCATCATCGGCTGGATGTATTTGCCACCGCACGACCCTCGTGTGGAGGATCCTATGAGAAGACGGCCTCTCTTTCGTGTCCACATGTGGGAGAGCAAAAAGGCCACTGTGGAGTGTATGTATGGACACAAGGGTCCGCACAAAGGAGACATCCAA actGTCAAGAAAGATGAATTTTCTACAAAATGTAACCAGACAGATCACCATCACATGCCAGGAGGCAGACAGGAA GAGTTCAGGAGATGGCTGGAGGAAGAATGGGGCCGGACCCTCGAAGAAATCTTCCACGAGCATATGCAGGAACTCATCCTGATGAAGTTCATTTACACCAGCCAATATGA TAACTGCCTGACCTACCGCCGAATCTACATGCCTCCTGCAGCACCCACTGACTTAATTCATCCAGGCCTCTTTAAAGGCACCTATGGCAGTCACGGTTTGGAGATTGTCATGCTCAGCTTTCACAGGACCTCTGCAAGGGCCACCAAACTCACT GGAGACCCCAACGTTCCTGCCGGGCAACTGACTTTGGATATTGATTTGAGTCAGCCCCTCGTCCTCCCGGACTTGGAACATCAGCGCAATATAGAGGAGCTGTCACGCCTCGTATTGGGGGTACATGAACAAGTACAGAGGCAAGTGAGGGAAGGCACCCCTGCAACAGTGAGAGCCCCTCCAGAGGCTGCTCGTGATGACGCTGCCGGAGGAGACTCAGTGGAGGCCGATCATGGTGACATTTCTGATGACGGCCAGCCAGGTCCAACTGCAGGCCCCGGTCCTTCTGAGAGCCAACCCTTCATCCTGCCTTTGGGAGTCATGGCTCGCAATGAAGTGTACCCACGTACTTGTAGAAAATG CTTCTACGGGACAGGCCTGATCGCCGGGCATGGCTTCACAAGTCCAGAACGCACCCCAGGGCTATTTGTGCTGTTTGATCAAGATCGTTTTGGCTTCATCTGGCTGGAGTTGAAGTCTTTCAGTCTCTACAGTCGCCTGACGGACCACCTAGCCCATGCACACGCCCCAAACTTGGAGAGATTCGAGGCCATGCTGCGCAACATGCAGTCTTGGACATCATGA
- the fbxo31 gene encoding F-box only protein 31 isoform X4, giving the protein MAVCARLCGVGQSRRCRRRPRHNQQDRRSDSDMDDDEEEERIVGEKRGAAGCLDRESGVNTAGPSPAHRSALDGAEHSHPQALSELPPELLVEIFSILPGTALPNVALVCKKFRQILNTETIWRRRCVKEFHVKEDLRKMEVGGVSSRDLYVKRLNPRVKFGQFVKLLPDYEHMDYKDVYTHLLHPYRHILGLWQPDIGPYGGLLNVVVDGLFIIGWMYLPPHDPRVEDPMRRRPLFRVHMWESKKATVECMYGHKGPHKGDIQTVKKDEFSTKCNQTDHHHMPGGRQEEFRRWLEEEWGRTLEEIFHEHMQELILMKFIYTSQYDNCLTYRRIYMPPAAPTDLIHPGLFKGTYGSHGLEIVMLSFHRTSARATKLTGDPNVPAGQLTLDIDLSQPLVLPDLEHQRNIEELSRLVLGVHEQVQRQVREGTPATVRAPPEAARDDAAGGDSVEADHGDISDDGQPGPTAGPGPSESQPFILPLGVMARNEVYPRTCRKCFYGTGLIAGHGFTSPERTPGLFVLFDQDRFGFIWLELKSFSLYSRLTDHLAHAHAPNLERFEAMLRNMQSWTS; this is encoded by the exons ATGGCTGTTTGTGCCAGGCTCTGCGGTGTGGGTCAGTCGCGGAGGTGCCGCAGGCGACCGCGACACAATCAACAGGACCGGCGCAGCGATTCTGACATggacgacgacgaggaagaggagcgGATCGTGGGCGAGAAGCGAGGCGCCGCCGGCTGCTTGGACCGGGAGAGCGGCGTCAACACCGCAGGGCCGAGCCCGGCTCACCGCAGCGCGCTCGACGGGGCGGAACACTCGCACCCGCAGGCTTTGTCGGAACTACCGCCGGAGCTTTTAGTGGAGATCTTCTCCATACTTCCCGGAACTGCGCTACCCAACGTCGCCCTCGTCTGCAAGAAATTTAGACAAATTCTCAACACAGAAACCATTTGGAGACGGCGGTGCGTTAAAG AGTTCCACGTGAAGGAGGATCTGAGAAAGATGGAAGTGGGTGGAGTTTCTAGCCGTGACCTTTATGTGAAAC GTTTGAACCCACGAGTGAAGTTTGGGCAGTTCGTGAAACTCCTTCCGGACTACGAACATATGGACTATAAAGATGTGTACACACACT TACTTCATCCATACAGGCACATTTTGGGATTGTGGCAGCCTGACATAGGCCCTTATGGGGGGTTACTTAATGTAGTG GTGGATGGGCTGTTCATCATCGGCTGGATGTATTTGCCACCGCACGACCCTCGTGTGGAGGATCCTATGAGAAGACGGCCTCTCTTTCGTGTCCACATGTGGGAGAGCAAAAAGGCCACTGTGGAGTGTATGTATGGACACAAGGGTCCGCACAAAGGAGACATCCAA actGTCAAGAAAGATGAATTTTCTACAAAATGTAACCAGACAGATCACCATCACATGCCAGGAGGCAGACAGGAA GAGTTCAGGAGATGGCTGGAGGAAGAATGGGGCCGGACCCTCGAAGAAATCTTCCACGAGCATATGCAGGAACTCATCCTGATGAAGTTCATTTACACCAGCCAATATGA TAACTGCCTGACCTACCGCCGAATCTACATGCCTCCTGCAGCACCCACTGACTTAATTCATCCAGGCCTCTTTAAAGGCACCTATGGCAGTCACGGTTTGGAGATTGTCATGCTCAGCTTTCACAGGACCTCTGCAAGGGCCACCAAACTCACT GGAGACCCCAACGTTCCTGCCGGGCAACTGACTTTGGATATTGATTTGAGTCAGCCCCTCGTCCTCCCGGACTTGGAACATCAGCGCAATATAGAGGAGCTGTCACGCCTCGTATTGGGGGTACATGAACAAGTACAGAGGCAAGTGAGGGAAGGCACCCCTGCAACAGTGAGAGCCCCTCCAGAGGCTGCTCGTGATGACGCTGCCGGAGGAGACTCAGTGGAGGCCGATCATGGTGACATTTCTGATGACGGCCAGCCAGGTCCAACTGCAGGCCCCGGTCCTTCTGAGAGCCAACCCTTCATCCTGCCTTTGGGAGTCATGGCTCGCAATGAAGTGTACCCACGTACTTGTAGAAAATG CTTCTACGGGACAGGCCTGATCGCCGGGCATGGCTTCACAAGTCCAGAACGCACCCCAGGGCTATTTGTGCTGTTTGATCAAGATCGTTTTGGCTTCATCTGGCTGGAGTTGAAGTCTTTCAGTCTCTACAGTCGCCTGACGGACCACCTAGCCCATGCACACGCCCCAAACTTGGAGAGATTCGAGGCCATGCTGCGCAACATGCAGTCTTGGACATCATGA